From a single Mycosarcoma maydis chromosome 2, whole genome shotgun sequence genomic region:
- a CDS encoding 40S ribosomal protein eS17, translating to MGRVRTKTTKRASRVLIEKYYPRLSNVDFHQNKRVIDEVAIIPSKRLRNKIAGFTTHLMKRIQRGPVRGISFKLQEEERERKDQYVPEVSALDTSAPGSLEVDPDTKDMLRSFGFDSLPVTVTAPVTAYQAPERRGRHVPGAGRR from the exons ATG GGTCGAGTTCGCACCAAGACTACCAAGCGTGCCTCGCGCGTGCTCATCGAGAAGTACTACCCGCGTCTCTCGAACGTCGACTTCCACCAGAACAAGCGTGTCATCGATGAGGTCGCCATCATCCCCTCCAAGCGTCTTCGTAACAAGATCGCTGGTTTCACCACCCACCTTATGAAGCGTATCCAGCGTGGTCCCGTCCGCGGTATCTCGTTCAAGCTTcaggaggaggagcgtGAGCGCAAGGACCAGTACGTTCCCGAGGTCTCGGCCCTTGACACCTCGGCCCCTGGCAGCCTCGAGGTGGACCCCGACACCAAGGACATGCTCCGCTCGTTCGGTTTCGACAGCCTCCCCGTCACCGTCACCGCGCCTGTCACTGCGTACCAGGCTCCCGAGCGCCGTGGACGCCACGTGCCCGGTGCCGGCCGCCGATAA
- a CDS encoding tubulin-binding prefolding complex subunit YKE2 (related to YKE2 - Gim complex component), translating into MEAAVTEYQKLQDSFQTAVEARQQLDSQLRENEQVAREFSKLKQDNQVYKLIGPVLVKQDQVEAKSNVEKRIEFIKAEIDRVEAQIKDFTEKTDKKKIEIVALQTKAQQQAAAA; encoded by the exons ATGGAGGCAGCGGTAACAGAGTACCAGAAGTTGCAAGATT CGTTCCAAAcggcggtggaagcgaggcagcagctcgactcgcAACTGCGCGAAAACGAACAGGTGGCAAGAGAGTTtagcaagctcaagcaggaCAACCAGGTCTACAAGCTGATCGGACCCGTGCTGGTGAAGCAAGATCAGGTGGAAGCCAAGTCGAACGTCGAAAAGAGGATCGAGTTTATCAAGGCCGAAAT TGACAGGGTAGAAGCACAGATCAAGGACTTTACCGAAAAGAccgacaagaagaagatcgAG ATCGTAGCGCTGCAGACCAAGGCCCAGCAAcaggcggcagcagcataA
- a CDS encoding tRNA ligase (related to TRL1 - tRNA ligase), producing MSANGDSTGEADAASAVKVPNSPSTAFAALSLCDQPSSSSSPQCSTSSAPFTPAHIKEIASSTALVAQLDAARKRPKPLIRSTGHIVERTDSHVNSNDADHHHLLSWKVAEFAYRKTTSIGSELPTLARGLFTERIGCSSAAEKHRIVVRGYDKFFNLGEMAWTKPESISRYTTAPYVLTFKENGCIIFVSALSPDELVVTSKHSLGSIEGADITHAQKGHEWLLYHLASVKRTEQQLAHELWRRNETAAFELCDDSFEEHVLAYSAARSGLHLHGLNANSPEFRTRTMPEVDEFANEWGFIPTRWLQLDSLDQVQSVTSRIEQTGAWEGEPIEGFVIRTHMPDAKAMQSLAETNVVSPPYAPGQAWFYKVKFDEPYLMYRDWRELARKMVKDKAEWETKVASLPAACTGHDSLDEAAPSLTIVQAESSASIPDNNVAHLGDADDSDAKGSSKAAIKRARKRLAKQTAKQAAAHRTAAQAAGLLPPSPPQPRSKRPETALFIQWCYDRLYGNAAAQVKPQPQLFAGLAQNKGIIAMRNAFLAYLAAHHASTSPSTSADEAARDAEQDTRPYTKTILAPIAVPGCGKTVLAVALSSLFNVGHVQSDDFKKKTGFLSAIEKHVRAHAADANYVVFADKNNHLLQHRDEVIQLGARLSQPAALPTGKKRRQVADVGRVRTVALAWELDTVPLNTLHRICASRIEARGDNHQTLVADADAASVSGLKSHEVVLWRFLEALQPFASSDAKGEGDEGYGDARFDEVIRLGVDMSVEENLRRVVNAMADKVGWEMPSDERLRDALDLAARWKVENKLISKSVPGSGADASKSSTDATMITPRYFGLAVELDVRQLLDSMLLTTDAVDEGILRFYTSMRDSNRLNRRPHITLVHHSSRSAPSTSSPNNADEKWSFYTTLLSQPLDHASSTSSPTGAHLVFNVSISNLLYEPDTLFTLPVDQITPPDIIHSRFHHLHYPPPPSPPWTPHITLATHPNIPPYEANRLVSQWISNTHHANVQVLNLPTQLTVQARVFAMS from the coding sequence ATGTCTGCGAACGGCGATTCTACTGGAGAGGCAGATGCCGCTTCGGCCGTCAAGGTGCCGAACAGCCCATCGACCGCGTTTGCTGCGCTGTCGCTGTGCGACCAaccgtcgtcgtcctcttcaCCCCAGTGCTCGACGTCATCCGCGCCGTTCACTCCAGCACACATCAAAGAGATCGCATCCTCAACCGCGCTCGTAGCACAACTCGATGCGGCTCGAAAGAGACCCAAACCACTCATTCGGTCCACGGGCCACATCGTCGAGCGTACTGATTCGCACGTCAATTCAAATGACGCTGATCACCACCATCTACTTTCATGGAAAGTTGCCGAATTCGCCTACCGAAAGACCACATCGATAGGATCGGAACTCCCCACTCTTGCACGTGGCCTCTTCACAGAGCGTATCGGCTGCTCGTCTGCAGCCGAAAAGCACCGCATCGTAGTACGAGGCTACGACAAGTTCTTCAACCTCGGCGAGATGGCGTGGACGAAACCTGAATCGATCTCGCGCTACACCACCGCACCATACGTTCTCACATTCAAGGAAAACGGCTGCATCATCTTTGTCTCTGCGCTTTCGCCTGATGAGCTTGTGGTGACCTCGAAGCATTCGCTAGGCTCGATCGAAGGTGCCGACATTACGCATGCACAGAAGGGACACGAATGGCTGCTCTACCACCTGGCCTCGGTAAAGCGAACCGAGCAACAGCTCGCGCACGAGCTGTGGCGACGCAATGAGACTGCAGCATTCGAGCTGTGCGATGACTCGTTCGAAGAGCACGTACTTGCGTACTCGGCCGCAAGATCCGGATTGCACCTGCACGGGCTGAATGCCAACTCGCCCGAATTCCGCACGCGCACCATGCCGGAAGTGGATGAGTTCGCGAACGAGTGGGGATTCATCCCAACACgctggctgcagctggaCAGCTTGGACCAAGTGCAGAGCGTTACAAGCAGGATCGAGCAGACGGGTGCATGGGAGGGTGAGCCAATCGAAGGTTTCGTCATCCGCACCCACATGCCCGACGCCAAAGCGATGCAAAGCTTGGCTGAAACAAACGTGGTCAGCCCACCGTATGCGCCTGGACAAGCTTGGTTCTACAAAGTCAAGTTCGACGAGCCGTACCTCATGTACCGAGACTGGAGGGAACTGGCACGCAAGATGGTCAAGGACAAAGCTGAGTGGGAGACGAAAGTTGCGAGCTTGCCTGCAGCATGTACAGGTCATGAttcgctcgacgaggccgcTCCGTCACTTACGATTGTGCAAGCCGAATCGTCCGCCTCGATACCGGACAACAACGTTGCTCACCTCGGCGATGCGGATGATTCGGACGCCAAAGGCTCGTCGAAAGCAGCGATCAAACGAGCACGAAAGCGGCTCGCCAAGCAGACGGCCAAGCAAGCGGCCGCGCATCGCACCGCCGCACAAGCAGCTGGTCTACTACCTCCTTCGCCCCCGCAACCGCGCTCCAAACGACCCGAAACCGCTCTCTTCATCCAATGGTGCTACGACCGACTTTACGGCAACGCCGCTGCACAGGTCAAACCTCAACCTCAGCTCTTCGCCGGTCTGGCGCAGAACAAGGGTATCATTGCGATGCGAAATGCATTCCTGGCTTACCTTGCTGCTCATCACGCGTCCACTAGTCCAAGTACAAGCGCTGATGAGGCTGCCAGAGACGCGGAGCAAGACACTCGCCCGTATACGAAAACCATCCTTGCACCGATCGCCGTACCCGGGTGTGGAAAGACAGTGCTGGCCGTAGCTCTGTCGTCGCTCTTCAATGTCGGACACGTGCAATCGGACGACTTTAAGAAGAAGACGGGCTTCTTGTCGGCGATCGAAAAGCATGTGCGTGCgcacgctgccgatgccaaCTACGTCGTGTTCGCAGACAAGAACAACCATCTTTTGCAACACCGTGACGAGGTGATCCAACTTGGAGCGCGACTTTCGCAACCAGCTGCACTACCGACaggcaagaagcgcaggcAGGTGGCCGACGTCGGTCGCGTTCGGACCGTGGCACTAGCATGGGAGCTGGACACGGTGCCGCTGAACACGCTGCACCGCATCTGTGCGAGCCGGATCGAAGCACGAGGGGATAACCACCAGACGCTGGTCGCCGATGCGGACGCGGCGAGTGTGAGTGGCTTAAAATCGCACGAGGTGGTGCTCTGGAGGTTCTTGGAGGCGCTGCAGCCGTttgcgagcagcgacgcgAAGGGAGAGGGGGACGAAGGGTATGGCGATGCGAGGTTTGACGAGGTGATCAGGTTGGGTGTTGACATGTCGGTCGAGGAAAATCTGAGGAGGGTGGTCAACGCGATGGCGGACAAGGTGGGATGGGAGATGCCGAGCGACGAGAGGTTGAGGGATGCCTTGGATTTGGCGGCAAGGTGGAAGGTGGAGAACAAGTTGATAAGCAAGTCTGTTCCTGGCAGTGGCGCGGATGCGTCGAAATCGAGCACAGACGCAACCATGATTACGCCTCGGTACTTTGGATTGGCAGTTGAGCTGGATGTGCGACAACTGCTCGATTCCATGCTGCTCACCACCGATGCGGTAGACGAGGgcatcttgcgcttctACACAAGCATGCGCGATAGTAACCGTCTCAACCGACGTCCGCACATCACGCTCGTTCACCACTCGAGTCGATCCGCCCCCTCCACCAGCTCGCCCAACAACGCCGATGAAAAATGGTCCTTCTACACCACGCTCCTCTCACAACCGCTAGACCACGCCTCATCCACATCGTCGCCCACCGGCGCACATCTAGTATTCAACGTATCCATCAGTAATCTGCTCTACGAACCCGACACATTATTCACGCTCCCCGTAGACCAGATCACTCCGCCCGACATAATCCACTCGCGCTTTCACCACCTCCACTATCCCCCCCCTCCATCCCCACCCTGGACACCACATATCACCCTAGCTACCCATCCCAACATCCCACCCTACGAGGCTAACCGACTCGTCTCCCAATGGATCTCAAACACCCACCACGCAAACGTCCAAGTCCTCAACCTACCTACCCAACTTACCGTCCAAGCTAGGGTTTTCGCCATGTCCTGA
- a CDS encoding putative L-aspartate 4-P-transferase: MPPTTHLRGPPDDPSAEWIIQKYGGTSVGKFLHTIAQQIVPSYLAGNKVAIVCSARSGQTKALGTTNLLLQAAGEALDEALTPAASLSNSVTSIANGAQTPVHRPGSAFSRKSSSRGTPLGRVESLSSTTLDNKLQQLTLNTTTTAAANTEQSTAAKSDAGSDSDTDIAIGFNATVDRILSDHLASARKAVINDRLLLEQLERDITEDCDRLRDFLLAAKIIEEISPKSKDIIIGVGERLSCRIAVGALRDAGVDAELVTLESIVDPSFSAHAVQDSQGEFTLDQTFYDSLSQALGQRLNACSGVPVVTGYFGNVPGSLLSQIGRGYTDLCAALCAVGVNAKELQIWKEVDGVFTADPRKVPTARLIPAITPEEAAELTYYGSEVIHPFTMEQAIKKAIPIRIKNVENPTGMGTVIFPDVPEGHDGSEDKLVDGHVDQPRPPMTPSASKSNFSAWGSSANAQATRPVMGERKLPTAVTIKDNVLVLNVHSNRKTVSHGFFAKIFGTLDKYGVVVDLISTSEVHVSMAMAAALRPRTLEKVKADLQKVGTVSVLTDMAILSLVGKHMRNMVGVAGRMFTVLADGNVNIEMISQGASEINISCVLHEKLAVKALNLIHYSVLEVSPKPSNSEAGAFGRSFF, translated from the coding sequence ATGCCTCCCACTACACATCTTCGAGGACCTCCCGATGATCCCAGCGCCGAGTGGATCATACAAAAGTACGGCGGTACCAGTGTTGGCAAGTTCCTCCACACCATCGCACAGCAGATTGTACCCTCCTACCTTGCAGGCAACAAGGTCGCCATCGTCTGTTCCGCTCGTTCCGGCCAGACCAAAGCGCTCGGCACCACCAACCTCCTTCTTCAAGCCGCTGGtgaggcgctcgacgaggcgctTACGCCCGCTGCCTCCTTGTCCAATTCGGTCACATCCATCGCAAACGGCGCCCAAACACCGGTTCACCGTCCTGGCTCCGCCTTCTCTCGCAAGTCCAGCTCACGTGGAACTCCGCTCGGTCGTGTCGAGTCTCTGAGTAGCACTACGCTCGACAACAAGCTCCAACAGCTCACgctcaacaccaccaccactgcCGCCGCCAATACCGAACAGTCCACCGCCGCAAAGAGCGACGCTGGTTCCGACTCGGATACCGACATTGCCATCGGCTTCAACGCTACCGTCGATCGCATCCTCTCCGATCACCTCGCTTCCGCACGCAAGGCAGTCATCAACGACAGGCTCCttctcgaacagctcgagagGGACATCACGGAAGACTGCGATCGCTTGCGCGACTTTCTCCTTGCCGCCAAAATCATCGAAGAGATTTCACCCAAGTCCAAAGATATCATCATCGGCGTAGGCGAACGTCTCTCGTGTCGCATCGCCGTTGGCGCCCTCCGCGatgctggcgtcgatgcagagctCGTCACCCTCGAGAGTATCGTCGATCCCTCCTTTTCAGCACATGCAGTTCAAGACTCCCAAGGCGAGTTTACCCTCGATCAGACTTTCTACGACTCGCTCAGTCAAGCGTTAGGCCAGCGTCTCAATGCTTGCTCCGGTGTTCCCGTCGTCACCGGCTACTTTGGCAACGTCCCCGGTTCCTTGCTTTCGCAGATCGGTCGTGGCTACACGGACCTTTGCGCCGCCTTGTGCGCCGTCGGCGTCAATGCAAAGGAGCTGCAGATCTGGAAGGAAGTCGACGGTGTCTTCACTGCAGACCCGCGCAAGGTGCCTACCGCTCGACTCATCCCCGCCATCACCCCCGAAGAAGCCGCCGAGCTAACTTACTACGGAAGCGAAGTCATCCATCCATTCACCATGGAACAGGCCATCAAGAAAGCCATCCCTATCCGCATCAAGAACGTCGAGAACCCCACCGGAATGGGTACCGTCATCTTTCCCGATGTTCCAGAGGGTCACGATGGATCCGAAGACAAACTCGTCGATGGCCACGTCGACCAGCCTCGACCACCCATGACGCCTTCAGCGAGTAAATCTAACTTTTCCGCCTGGGGCTCTTCGGCCAACGCCCAAGCGACGCGTCCTGTCATGGGCGAGCGTAAGCTTCCCACAGCCGTCACCATCAAGGACAacgtgctcgtgctcaaCGTCCACTCGAACCGCAAGACCGTCTCTCACGGCTTCTTTGCCAAGATCTTTGGCACGCTCGACAAGTACGGCGTCGTTGTCGACCTCATCTCCACGTCCGAGGTACACGTCTCCATGGCCATGGCTGCCGCTTTAAGGCCGAGGACGTTGGAAAAAGTCAAGGCCGACCTCCAAAAGGTCGGCACGGTCAGCGTGTTGACCGACATGGCGATCCTCAGTTTGGTCGGCAAGCATATGAGAAACATGGTCGGTGTTGCCGGAAGGATGTTCACCGTGCTGGCAGACGGAAACGTCAACATCGAGATGATCAGCCAGGGCGCCAGCGAGATCAACATCTCGTGTGTGTTGCATGAAAAGCTGGCGGTCAAGGCGTTGAACTTGATCCATTATAGCGTTTTGGAGGTCAGTCCAAAGCCGAGTAACTCGGAAGCCGGCGCTTTCGGAAGGTCCTTCTTCTAA